One genomic segment of Anaerosporomusa subterranea includes these proteins:
- the jag gene encoding RNA-binding cell elongation regulator Jag/EloR produces MDFLEKTGKTVEEALQAGLAELGLPPERVEVEVLEEASKGLFGLIGGKPARVRITVKKLYVADLARDFLVKVIKAMGIDVTIEMSKRDEGVFFSLRGENLGMLIGKHGQTLDALQYLTNLAAHRDADDKARVIIDVEDYRKRRAEALTSLAQRIASQVKRRGERVVLEPMTPNERKVIHMALQDDPRISTYSDGEEPYRKVIIALKRQ; encoded by the coding sequence ATGGATTTTCTCGAGAAAACAGGCAAAACCGTGGAAGAGGCTCTTCAAGCCGGACTGGCAGAACTCGGATTACCGCCTGAACGGGTCGAAGTTGAGGTGCTGGAGGAAGCTAGCAAAGGCTTATTTGGCCTGATTGGCGGAAAGCCAGCCCGAGTTCGTATCACCGTAAAAAAGCTGTATGTTGCAGATCTAGCTAGAGATTTTCTGGTTAAAGTGATTAAGGCCATGGGTATTGATGTGACTATCGAGATGAGTAAGCGAGATGAAGGCGTCTTCTTCAGCTTACGTGGTGAAAATTTAGGGATGCTGATCGGTAAACATGGACAAACTTTGGATGCGCTGCAATATCTAACAAATTTAGCTGCTCATCGTGATGCTGATGATAAGGCAAGAGTAATTATTGATGTAGAAGATTATCGCAAACGCCGGGCTGAGGCTTTAACTAGTCTGGCGCAACGGATTGCCAGTCAGGTTAAACGTCGTGGCGAGAGGGTAGTTCTGGAGCCTATGACGCCGAATGAGCGGAAAGTTATTCATATGGCATTGCAGGATGATCCAAGGATTTCTACATATAGTGATGGCGAAGAGCCGTACCGAAAGGTTATTATCGCCCTAAAACGCCAATAG